In Pseudorasbora parva isolate DD20220531a chromosome 1, ASM2467924v1, whole genome shotgun sequence, the DNA window ttgATTTTTTATAACCGATACCGATTATTTGGGTGTTTATGTGCTGATAACCCGATATATAGAACcggttatttcgtttttttttacaattacagctACAGCACTTAACTGCGCTTTTTAAACACTAATTTTTGCGGTTTCACTCCCTTACATACAGAACAAAAGACATttacatcaataaatagtctgaaaaaatttactttttattttaaacagcGCAGTCcttttaacattaatgctgtttcaactttttatttataaatgcagccatattaacaacaggcaaaatacatatataaagtctaatattttcaaatggagaacatAAATGAGAGTTGAGTCTATCAAATCCCAATAACTAtaagcattcatttttttaaactacagttttaaaaggtttatgtgtttaatagacGAAAGATTGAATATTCTCTGGAATTGTAATGGCTAAGATGTATTCGCgggtttgtttctttttcttatcTCATCTAGTACGGTATCAAAATTAATGTTTGTGTAAGTCTATGAAATGCTGACGACAGCGCTGTTTTCATCTCTGCGTTTAACTTACACATCTCGCGGAGATAggcctaataatacattttcacggagctgtaattaattagatatttattatataaatgttatataacaGACGTTAATATAACTaggagttttaaacgagtcgGTCTTACATACGGTGACTATCCTATGCTGGAGCAGCAACTCCGAGAGAGAATGCGACAGAGCATAAACAACACACAGAGAGAAATAAGTTTAGCGCTttccaacatgctctcattcatggtggcctaataattcattttcacggagctgtaattaataagatgtttattatataaatgtcatatagcagacgttaatataatttaaggagttttaaacgagtcgGTCTTGTTTAGCCTACATAGCCTACGGTAACGTTAGCATATATGCTGGAGCAACAACTCGGTGAGTGAACGGCTGAATGCAACAGagcataaacacacagaaagaaagaaatatggtGCTTTTACttccaacatgctctcattcatggctgttttgtttcattcatgtgaagttacgtctttattgtgacataACGGATTACCTGATGACTCCGTCAGTGAGTCATCTCTACAGTGGCAAGTTAATATCTATATATCATCTCATAACATCTTATTTGTGCATATCTCAATTGTGCATTAATGTTATGTCAAACAAAGTTTATCAATTAAGGGATGCaggttattttacctttaaACACCGTTGTTGACTCATCTCCCCTCAGACAGTCCGTTAATGGCGCGCTTGTATGCAATTCTCAAAACGTCAACAAGATGGCGCCATTTATCGGGAAATCCGATATTACAAAACCGATACCCGATTATgaaaaaatgcttaaatatcgggaatccgatatatcggtcgatcactaattctgatagcatttagcttagcccactaagcccagttcattcactatggaaccaaacagagatcaagttagaagtgaccaaacaccttcatggtttccctatttaaatacagctaCACAAATAGTTGAGAGAGCAAGTATGATGCTTAAAATGAAACGCGACATTTTAAATGGCGCTTTTCTAattggattaaaaaggagaactataatgtatgacggaatagcacttctgagagtacttcgactcggcgcagtaaaaagtcccggctgaaaaatcctctcacatctccccctccctctctcatttctgtcaataggggggaggggagatgtgagggaggaggtttcagccgggacttttgaCTGTgctgagtcgaagtactctcagaagtgctattccgccatacattatagttctcatttttaatccgcttagaaaagcgccacgttttattttatgtcaccatacttgatcattcaactatttgtgtaactgtatttaaatagggaaacatgaaggtgtttggtcgcttctaacttgatctctgtttggtaccatagtgaatgaactgggcttagtgggctaagctaaatgctatcagatcgtcatagcacgtcagagcgattaagtgaaCGCACtaagacgagagaggtatgtatcaactcgttttagttaagggaataacagtttaatttgaaaaagtggtgaagtatccctttaatgtgtccttgctaaataaaagcattaatttcttaaagtaaaaaaaaaaaaaaaaggacccCAAACTTTTTGCAAAGTAGCAtatagggctggacgatatggccaaaatttatatcacgatatatttcttaattttggtcgatacgatataatttcgatatcgatatgaactatataaaagctttagaaaaactaccaagaactgccacaaaggatttctgtacctacaaacttctgacaaattaatttgccaagtctatgaaacctcctcctataaaactatatgatattttagaaataaaaacggtacaaataaattaatgttcaccttttattggaatttagcctttatacgaacaagaaatgtgaaatcaccgtcaaataaacaagactctcacttcgcagacgcagtttattgagcattttcttttaagttttacatttcagtgaagaacgattcatagcgctatattctccttttatgcaaaactatacctttatctattgatgcacaaaaaaattaataaaataagactcaattcagtggcctatttgtgctctgtttgagatgagtgcacgctgCTTTGGCAAGGCTTTAACAGGagcaaatgatacattttcgtgaagccatgtctgaccgtctttcacaagctttgaaaggtaatttaaacgagaatgaacgcattggtgttaatacatgtcattgtgtgcaaatgtggaaagtattaaaacaaatgtgccacttgcctcttacataaatagtctacatggattatttgtaacgcttggcatcgtattgttagacattagattgatgcatctgtcgatgtattgttacacccctagtcggcacctctccggcacattttgcagcacactgaaacctgaagtttaatatcagcccccttcgcacgggactagtattatctggggacctctggtgatttgtaataattgcagagaatgtctgtgatcttaatcccgtgagaatcggccatgtctgtaatttgaaaaagtaaaaactcccccgcaaattagcctacctaccatatttcgccgaacaccgaggtcctgtgataacattagtcccgtgcgaatcgacatctctgtgatttggccaggattaggcggattgtatatactttttgcaagctttttttctccctgtgagcatttctatctttatctttcaccaagaataaagtctgcattcataccGTTCAGTCattcccgtgcagccgcgcccacacggattatgctttcactttagaatgagtaccaatttgacagtaatctgattgaatggtgtgtttaatattaacatcaacactgttcttaatgaaaaacagaacagaacagtatagtacaatgacaatcttgtttaaataggcgcttttacatttagttttgaaactgaatcttccgccgtatattgtcagcttcctactcgtgataaatgaaatctgattcctgccgctggtctgagctcagttcatggcgtctgttcgctaactgaacgaaattatatttatttattaggctactgtaaaataatcaaaacgatatcgatgcctgtttatgatttcatacatcTATAAcgaacatcatatccgggagaagtcagtaaattcgagtaaaatcacaggctttgcttatcccgtgcgaatgcgccacgcaaaactcagatgtggaggagtcatttctaaatcacagaggtccctataatactaatcccgtgcgaatagcgctttagatagacgaaccacttccacgccactaaagaaagttagtctttcttctcttatcaattatttatttctccttacttgtggaagctcgttcagtcacatttgtgttgcggtcagggaaactctctttgtagctaaaacgtgccgcgttggatctatcagcctactactgctgagcactggctgcgtgtccgtggtgtacgtcatcgcgcaagaagccaatcgtgttctgctctttctgatggcatgcgccctgaacgtcagtcatatcgaaatatcggaaatgtgtttaaaaatcatatcaccgttattgaaaaaaattatatcgcgatatatattgatattgaattattgtccagccctagtaGCATATATGTTCAACTTTGCTAGTCTTGAAAAAAAGATCAAAGGAAATACATAGCTTAAGTTcgccataaaaaaataaatcaacataAGTAAAAATGTGTTTACCTCTGTGATGCTGTTCATTTGCTGGATGAGCCACTCTTTTGCTGCCTTGTCCCCATGCTCCTCTGCCCTCTCTTTCACCAGCTGGTATTGTGCCACTATATATGCCCACTGGAGTCGTGCCATCTCTTTCTTCCTGAGCTCCACCAGTCCCCCATCCTCTTCTTCCTCATTCTCACTGCAGCAGCTCAGATTTGTCAGCTGGCAACGATTGAATGTGGAGGTCTCCATCAAGTCTGAAATGCCCTGAAAGAACTGACGCTGAGTGTAGGCAGCCAACACTTTGGTGAATTGCTCCTGTTGCTGGAGGAATGGCTCTAGAGACAACTGAGAGAGGAGTACAGGGGTCCCTGGCTGAGGTGGAGTGGCTTCATCTTTACTCCTGGTTTGGTAAAAGCCAGCAAGTTTGGTGGTCTCTTTTGACAAGTTCTCTACTGCGGAGTTGGTGTATGCGTTTTCAGCTGCCAAGGCAGAGTTGGCATCTTTTACCACATTCCCTCCTTCCTGAAGCAGTGCTTGGGATGCAGAGGAGTTTGCACCCCAGTTGGTAGCTAGCATCTGCAGCTTGTTGAGTCTGCGTTGTTTTAGCTGCTTTTCCTTGCGGAGAGCTTGAAGTTCTGTCTCGAGGTCCTCAATTGTTACATTTCCCTCTCCACCCAGTGCAGAACAGCCCTGTGACCCTTCACCTCCATCCACGGGCAAACAGGTTTTAAGCAGCTCTGCCAGTGTCGCCTCATCCAAGATGGGCTTCCCGGACTTCTGGAGTGCATTGTATGCTTGCAATTCTTCTGGCATTAGAACATTGCTGCGGTTCAGGCGGTTGCAGACAACACGTAAAAGGTGGAGGTTATCTGGCGCGGTGTCAAATAACCAGTCAAACTCAGAACCTTTCAGCATAGATGCCCGTGGGTAACCCAACCGTGACAATGCCTCAACGAACTGTGCCCCATCCAGCATGTCTGCTTATGTGAACTTGGCTCACACTTTAGAGATATTCAGTTATCCTAAGGCAGATAGTCAAAGGAAATTATAGCAACCCTGACTTAATATGCATTCACAAAAGAAGGCCTAATTGAGGTGAGTGCTGCAAgatactgtacaaactggatGTTTGCAaactggaaaacacacacactacctACCGTTTGGGGttcggtaagatttttttaagccTCCTATTTATTTGAAGGTTCAGTGTCGGGATGTGACGGTGAGAAAATTTTCCCACTGGTTAATCGATGCATGACAACACCGGTAATTCCAGTATCACCGACTGGGCTTTTGAATCACTAATTCTATCTAAACCGAAAATAACAGAGCGGAGAGAGTGCTTTCAataagttaagcttccatatgcatgaactgaaaacgcgccagtgtgcatgcacacacaccgtGATTGACAGTTCGTAAATGTGCTCATTTTAGTTTTGGTTTTGAATTAGTGCTATTTTGGGATGGGTTGCCGCTTGAATGGTGGgctcattagcctattattcttaatgaaaaacacaacaacactttTACATGTCTCTTTGAAGCCAAATCTTCCGCAATCATTTCAGTCAGCTCTTTACTCTCTGATGAATgaactcctgctgcgtttgtgctgcgACACTCGTTCGGATTATGCATTATTAAGCAGACACaatggcgtagcaccaaattttgggccctgggtacaaataattttgctgggcccccgtaccaaataccatagtgataccaatgggtggggtattgcatttttatcataaaaacacttaatgtaaacaaaataagctatttgtacataaattatttacaaatgttagtgcatatatatgtatgtatagaaaacggacttctaagggccccccctgccttgggccctgggtaGTCCGACGCCCCTGACCAGACACGttgagtttttatttgtattgtctATATAGGTAtaattttattactataaaaaaatctaaatgacgGTGGGGGTGGTGACACGGTGAGCAAATGATGTaactgtaaaaacaacaacataatttTCCACTTTAAATTCATGTAACAACGTCGGCTCTTGTTTTAACACAACACGCATGCGTATTGCGTTGAGGTCCTCTCATGAACATGTGTTGGACATTGTaaggaaagtgttttttttttgtgttttttttgcacGAAGCACTCGATTTGCTTAATAAAATGTAGGCAAAACCACTGGAGtcatggattactttaatgatgtcttaactaattttctgggccttgaaagtggtagttTTGTAGACTGTCAGTGGAGGGACAttagctctcagatttcatcaaaaatatcttgatttgtGTTCCCAAGATGAACAAAATACTAATgggtttggaataacatgagggtgagtaaatgacaattttcatttttgtgtgaactaactaTTTAACAGTACTTTATACATTAGTAGTGCAACAAATGCTGATTATATTGTATTAGtggcattttacatttattttattgagCTAGTTTCAATCCATTTTTGAAAATTTTCTAAAGTTTCTGCTTATGTTTTTGTGCAGATGTTTTGTTGGAATCACATTACTCACTCCCTGGAGCCAAGACAACAAGCACAGAGGCAAAACAAGTGGAAAGTACTCAGAGAGGAACAAGTCAACCCTCATGTGTTGCTCATCTCAGAAGGTTAATGAACTTCAAGTGTATaagggctgtcaacgaatataccaaattcgaatatatattcgaatagtaaaaaaaaaaaaggtgaacTTTTCGAAttttcgaaggtgaaaattaatatttgaattaataaaaaaagtggGGAAAAAGCGCCCGGTAGTAGAGGCATGGCTGTCTGATTTGCGAGTGGGCACGCGCCTGGTTTCAGGGACAGATCACAGGAGTCGTACTGTCAGGCATAGCGTCAATGCTGAAAGTTGGCACATCTTGCatggaagatggcagaaagtgcagagcccaactcgaccgcTGCAGAGAAAGCGATTTTAACTCCAAAATCTAAAGTCATGTCTGGAAGTACtttggattttggtcggtaggaggtaaaattgttgcCGCGAGATAAAGTTGAatgcaagctatgtaagatacagcTAGCATACCATGCcacattttatttaacgttaaacagaaacactaaagtgtaggctactgtactgactgaagagattttgcatgaataaaggataaatgcactgcttccaCTTGTTTGATTATTTACTGTTTCATGTCAAGGAAAAGTTCCATGTTTACCACAGCACAGCTCACTCGGAGcgttcaatatgctgtaaaaacaattcctacaataatatttgtttcaatcaccgaatgaagcctgctatatttgggagACAAGTCACAAGTCACATTTGCTTGCACAAATCTCTTGATCAgcaaagtttgttcatttaaaccatTATGCGCAGAGAGCGTGAGCTgagggcgagagagagtgaggtctgcagtcttggccattagttgatttacttgtttttgtgtaagtaatacgttgtcaaatatgtttaaacttTAATAGACTACCTATAcaagttattgacgtaatgCACGTGCACGCCACTGACAAAATGCGCAACCAGATGTTAGAATAttttttagagggaatatttgAAAGTcatttgagcaattttgacagccctagtattAAGTTGTCTTTTGATGAAATATTCTTAGTTTAATAGAAGATAAGCTCAAACAACAGAATTTTTGGAATAATGTTgattttagcattttattttaatgctttttctttaaaaagaaaagacgTTGCAGTGAGTTTTAATAGGATAAAAAAAATGCCACAAATTCTGTTGATTgactttcatttttattgaaagttaATGTTCTACTCAAAATGTCTTAAAATAGCTTTTTACGGTCTTTGTGGTTATTTTGTAATACTATGTCATTTTTATAGTAAGATTTTAACAGTTGGAAGACAGAGCGGAGAAAATGTTGCCTTGCAATGCCAGTTTTAATAAACTCAATGCCTTGCTACtagttttattaaatatttacttGTAAGACCCTtgactttttattcatttgtaaATGTATTCGCATTTAAATCAGTAATTTACAGTTTActgttaaaattattattttcattattttttaatgttacacTTTTACAAACATCTTGGATTATGGGGGTATTTACAGGATTTTTTACAGGAACATTTTTACAGGATTTTATTGGCAACTTTTTTGCCAGTAAATTCCTGTAAATTATACAGtccattttttacagtgtagcaaacATGGACATTGAAATAATTGTGAGTAGGGGTGTGCCATATCATACCGGTATACGTTTTTACATGATAAAAAGGTGGCATATCACGATATCAATGATATAGCGAAGCGATAACATATGGCGCATTTACTTTCCATAGCGCGCATAACAACACCTGTCAGAGTACTACACGAAGAGTAATTTAGGTGAAGGTGAAGGTCtctggtgtttgagactcacagtatgtgatgtccatgtactgaactcttattatttcactatggcaatgTTCATTAAATtgttcattctagggcacctgcaaatcaaaatacagttaaaaaaaaaaaaaaaaaaaaaaaaaaaggtcatgttatggaaacattattacaattttaaagctTATAAGCGTATttcttattatattttttaaacaattactTATTTATACAATGGTAAAGCTGATTGTCAGCATCATTATATCCTTTAAAATCTTCTAATTTGGTGATCAAGAAACATCATttattgtcaattttgaattttttttgtggaaaccattttTTAAGGAGGAGACAGATGAGGATTTCAGGCAAACAGGATAATAGGTTATAAATAAACCTGCTGCTTTGTTCAGCGCACTTTTTCTTAGTTTCAAGTGTGTATGTTCTCATCTAGATACTTTCAGCATAGCTAGTAAGTTAAACCCACATAAGTCTGCTGCTGAAGGTCTGTGATTATAGTCAGTGACTGATAAACTGTCGTTGTGGAGATTTAGCCTGATATGTTCTTCTGTGGAAAACAGCTTTCGAAAAAGCAGTTTCCACAAAACGTATGTGACCAACACACTAATTGATCATAAAACACActtataaatatgaatatatttttaatttgaatcctcaggaaataaaaaaataacagtaaCGTTAACTTAAGTTAACTAAGACCCATCAACACACTTAACCTTACGTTTCAGACACGACTTGGTCATGATGACCAATATCTCAAAGACAGCTAAAGTCAAAGTAGCTTAAGCTTTAACGTCAGAATAACAGATgaatacaatattttgaatttcaaGAGCCGTTAAAACTGTAGTAACTTAATAACGTTAACGTCATTTGTTCAACGATTGTATCAAGTTAAATTACCATGCTTATTGATTAGCTGTGTACAACAGCTAATACATTTGCCACAACAATTCAGTTAAAACCGACTTTGACATGTATGTCACAAAGCAGTAAGTAAAAATATCCTTACCTTGAAAAACAATCGTCTAGCGTGCCACAGCCAAACTTCCGAAATGCCCGCGCTTGCGCTTTGGTCACATGACGTGGGGGTCATGTCGGCCAATCAGACAAATATAATATGTCACATGATTGAGATCCAGCCATGAGTGTAGCAGTGGGAGGGTCTTAAACAAGTTCTCTACTGAGTCTGTGCTCTGTGCGCGACGCTTGGAAGAATAGAGAGCTTTGTGTAGTGTACGTTAACGGGTATGTACATTGTTTTACTTCATTATGATTATATGATGTATCATACGCAGTTCGGAccggcatttttttaaattagcctACAGATGTGATGTGTGAGCAAAATAacgctgtctgttgttttgAAAGTAACACGACTTACACTTGACTATGTTAACTTATGTATGCATTatgcaatattattttaatttacttttaCAGTTTAAAACTAAAAGCCATGGCTCAAGCCAAAACCTGGGTTCTGAAGCAGCACTTTGAGGGCTTTCCCAAAAACACCGACTTTGAGCTGAAACTAGAGCAGCTCTCTGAGCCCAGAGATGGAGGTTTGTGGTCTTTAAATGTCATgttatatttttcatatttgctCTGTTGAACACCATTTATTCTTGTTCTTTAGAGGTTCTTCTGGAGGCACTGTTCCTTAGTGTGGACCCTTACATGCGGTGAGTGAGAAAGCTGTAATTAGCATGTATCAGCATTTAAGGACCTGATGATATGCAGTAAAGTCAGACTGATCCTGATTGTTTGAAAATCATCCCTTGTTTGATTTATGTGAAATGTTTAAggaattcatttttatttcctcGAAATGTGCAATTTGATCTTTTTAATTTCTTCTAGCCCATACAGTCGTGTTCGAATGCAGCCAGGAGACGTGATGATCGGAACTCAAGTTGCCAAGTAAGAGCTTCATCCTGTTCAATCCCTTTCATCAAAATTACAAAGGAAACCATATAATCCAGTACCTGTCCTGTAGACCCGTTCGCAATTTGGTGTTGGGGGAATTTCTCATTTGAACTGAGTTAGTGGGTCCCTAGACATGAAAAATCACAGAGGTGCTCGTCCGCCATAGTGCCACGAATGACGTAGTGGTCAAATCAAATATGGCCGCCGATGGATGATGATGAAAATCCAACTTCTATGTTTCTGAATGTATATACACATGTAATACCTCCATTTAGACTTCCTATTGTATGTGGAATTAATTTCTGATATTGTTATGACCATAATGGTTGAAT includes these proteins:
- the LOC137075443 gene encoding HAUS augmin-like complex subunit 3 isoform X5, whose protein sequence is MLDGAQFVEALSRLGYPRASMLKGSEFDWLFDTAPDNLHLLRVVCNRLNRSNVLMPEELQAYNALQKSGKPILDEATLAELLKTCLPVDGGEGSQGCSALGGEGNVTIEDLETELQALRKEKQLKQRRLNKLQMLATNWGANSSASQALLQEGGNVVKDANSALAAENAYTNSAVENLSKETTKLAGFYQTRSKDEATPPQPGTPVLLSQLSLEPFLQQQEQFTKVLAAYTQRQFFQGISDLMETSTFNRCQLTNLSCCSENEEEEDGGLVELRKKEMARLQWAYIVAQYQLVKERAEEHGDKAAKEWLIQQMNSITESPSYSQVSRLEHDLHSEIISIQSEIQSLMLDPVRSALRDCARLLNIPVVRGDLALQVARQNYYTSRQSEVRNQLLHQKAFFELVRLTQDTELLRGKRLMEQLNEIVKRLQGAAEAATQRENTLTQPHLTQVPYLGSNAKQQIMGSKDTAFSRLLQILKMGKDSTEREDPFQTYGRLETAASNLQENLVTVQEALDGARREQAFTGDRLERDRDALDQVAYSDIVQPLLRPQVCAKATPALELCLHAQELTIVLDELEVKQKTLYTLLQDIVGDLKAKRGRLERSASLRRERELYVYFHLDPRLLSRAVRDIEARAGPM
- the LOC137075443 gene encoding HAUS augmin-like complex subunit 3 isoform X6, with translation MLDGAQFVEALSRLGYPRASMLKGSEFDWLFDTAPDNLHLLRVVCNRLNRSNVLMPEELQAYNALQKSGKPILDEATLAELLKTCLPVDGGEGSQGCSALGGEGNVTIEDLETELQALRKEKQLKQRRLNKLQMLATNWGANSSASQALLQEGGNVVKDANSALAAENAYTNSAVENLSKETTKLAGFYQTRSKDEATPPQPGTPVLLSQLSLEPFLQQQEQFTKVLAAYTQRQFFQGISDLMETSTFNRCQLTNLSCCSENEEEEDGGLVELRKKEMARLQWAYIVAQYQLVKERAEEHGDKAAKEWLIQQMNSITESPSYSQVSRLEHDLHSEIISIQSEIQSLMLDPVRSALRDCARLLNIPVVRGDLALQVARQNYYTSRQSEVRNQLLHQKAFFELVRLTQDTELLRGKRLMEQLNEIVKRLQGAAEAATQRENTLTQPHLTQVPYLGSNAKQQIMGSKDTAFSRLLQILKMGKDSTEREDPFQTYGRLETAASNLQENLVTVQEALDGARREQAFTGDRLERDRDALDQVAYSDIVQPLLRPQELTIVLDELEVKQKTLYTLLQDIVGDLKAKRGRLERSASLRRERELYVYFHLDPRLLSRAVRDIEARAGPM